Proteins from a genomic interval of Pseudomonas sp. RC10:
- a CDS encoding carbon-nitrogen hydrolase family protein — MRVALYQCPPLPLDTSGNLQRLNTQAIEAAAQGAALLVCPEMFLSGYNIGAQAARALAQRSDGPAAQAIAAIAQATGVAILYGYPELGAEDQVYNAVQLIDAKGARLCNYRKTHLYGELDKSMFSAGDEHFPVVEFNGWKLGFLICYDVEFPENTRRLALSGADLILVPTANMAPYDFVCEVTVRARAFENQCYLVYANYCGSEGEIQYCGLSSICAPDGKQVGLAGLDEALVIADLDRQVMSESQAINTYFKDRRPGFYSGLARG, encoded by the coding sequence ATGCGCGTTGCTTTGTATCAATGCCCGCCGCTGCCGCTGGACACCAGCGGCAATCTGCAACGTCTCAACACTCAGGCGATTGAAGCGGCCGCCCAGGGTGCTGCGTTGTTGGTGTGCCCGGAGATGTTTCTCAGTGGTTACAACATCGGCGCTCAGGCAGCGCGCGCGCTCGCGCAACGCAGCGATGGCCCGGCAGCGCAGGCCATTGCGGCCATCGCTCAGGCCACCGGCGTGGCGATTCTGTATGGCTATCCTGAGTTGGGTGCCGAGGATCAGGTCTACAACGCTGTGCAGTTGATCGACGCAAAAGGTGCACGTCTCTGTAATTACCGTAAGACGCATCTCTATGGCGAGCTGGACAAGTCGATGTTCAGCGCAGGAGATGAGCACTTCCCGGTGGTGGAATTCAACGGATGGAAGCTGGGATTCCTCATCTGCTATGACGTGGAGTTTCCCGAGAACACTCGGCGCCTCGCGCTATCGGGGGCTGATCTGATTTTGGTGCCGACCGCCAACATGGCGCCTTACGACTTCGTCTGCGAAGTGACGGTTCGAGCCAGGGCATTCGAAAACCAGTGCTATCTGGTGTACGCGAATTACTGCGGCAGCGAGGGCGAGATTCAGTACTGCGGGCTGAGCAGCATCTGCGCGCCGGACGGCAAACAGGTCGGGCTGGCGGGTCTGGACGAGGCGTTGGTGATTGCGGACCTGGATCGGCAGGTGATGAGCGAATCACAAGCGATCAATACCTACTTCAAGGATCGGCGGCCAGGGTTTTATTCGGGGTTGGCGAGAGGCTGA
- a CDS encoding NAD(P)/FAD-dependent oxidoreductase, with product MKNNRHPADGKKPITIFGPDFPFAFDDWIEHPAGLGSIPSDNLGKEVAIVGAGIAGLVAAYELMKLGLKPVVYEASKMGGRLRSQQFEGAEGIIAELGGMRFPVSSTAFYHYVDKLGLESRPFPNPLTAASGSTVIDLEGTTHYAQKLSDLPALFQEVADAWADALEDGAQFADIQQAIRDRDVPRLKELWDKLVPLWDDRTFYDFVATSKAFAKLSFYHREVFGQVGFGTGGWDSDFPNSMLEIFRVVMTNCDDHQHLIVGGVEQVPLGIWRHAPERCAHWPEGTSLSTLHHGAPRTGVKRIARAADGKFAVTDNWGDTRHYDAVLATCQSWLLTTQIECEETLFSQKMWMALDRTRYMQSSKTFVMVDRPFWKDKDPETGRDLMSMTLTDRLTRGTYLFDNGTYSNGTEKPGVICLSYSWMSDALKMLPHPVEKRVSLALGALKKIYPKVDIAARIIGDPITVSWEADPHFLGAFKGALPGHYRYNQRMYAHFMQKDMPDEQRGIFIAGDDVSWTPAWVEGAVQTSLNAVWGIMTHFGGKTHAENPGPGDVFHEIGPVVLPE from the coding sequence ATGAAGAACAATCGCCACCCCGCCGACGGCAAAAAACCGATCACGATTTTTGGTCCGGATTTCCCCTTTGCCTTCGACGACTGGATCGAGCATCCCGCCGGACTGGGCAGCATTCCGAGCGACAACCTCGGCAAGGAAGTGGCGATTGTCGGGGCTGGCATAGCCGGGCTGGTCGCGGCCTATGAACTGATGAAGCTGGGCCTCAAACCGGTTGTTTATGAAGCCTCGAAAATGGGCGGTCGATTGCGCTCGCAGCAGTTCGAAGGCGCCGAAGGCATCATTGCCGAACTGGGCGGCATGCGCTTTCCGGTCTCTTCCACGGCGTTCTATCACTACGTCGACAAGCTCGGCCTTGAATCCAGGCCCTTCCCTAACCCGCTGACTGCCGCGTCGGGCAGCACGGTCATCGACCTGGAAGGCACCACTCATTACGCACAGAAGCTGTCGGACTTGCCTGCGCTGTTTCAGGAAGTGGCCGACGCCTGGGCCGACGCACTGGAAGATGGCGCGCAGTTCGCCGACATTCAGCAAGCCATCCGTGATCGTGACGTGCCTCGGCTTAAAGAGCTGTGGGACAAGCTCGTGCCGCTGTGGGATGACCGCACGTTCTACGATTTCGTGGCCACCTCCAAGGCATTTGCCAAGCTGTCGTTCTACCACCGCGAAGTGTTCGGCCAGGTCGGCTTCGGCACCGGTGGGTGGGACTCCGATTTCCCGAACTCCATGTTGGAAATCTTCCGCGTGGTCATGACCAACTGCGACGATCATCAGCACCTGATTGTCGGCGGCGTCGAGCAAGTGCCGCTTGGCATCTGGCGTCATGCCCCGGAGCGATGCGCCCACTGGCCGGAAGGCACCAGCCTTTCGACTCTGCACCACGGCGCGCCACGCACTGGCGTCAAACGCATCGCCCGCGCCGCCGACGGCAAGTTCGCAGTCACCGATAACTGGGGCGACACCCGCCATTACGACGCGGTGCTGGCGACCTGCCAAAGTTGGCTGCTGACCACCCAGATCGAATGCGAAGAAACGCTGTTCTCGCAAAAGATGTGGATGGCGCTGGACCGCACGCGCTACATGCAATCGTCCAAAACCTTTGTCATGGTGGATCGTCCATTCTGGAAGGACAAAGACCCGGAAACCGGTCGCGACCTGATGAGCATGACCCTCACCGACCGCCTGACCCGTGGCACTTATCTGTTCGACAACGGCACCTACTCCAACGGCACCGAAAAGCCGGGGGTGATTTGTCTGTCGTACTCGTGGATGAGCGACGCGCTGAAAATGCTGCCGCATCCTGTGGAGAAACGCGTAAGCCTGGCCCTTGGCGCGTTGAAAAAAATCTACCCAAAGGTGGATATCGCCGCGCGCATCATCGGCGATCCGATCACCGTGTCGTGGGAAGCTGACCCGCACTTCCTCGGCGCCTTCAAGGGTGCGCTGCCGGGTCACTACCGCTACAACCAGCGGATGTACGCGCATTTCATGCAGAAGGACATGCCTGACGAACAGCGCGGCATTTTCATCGCTGGCGATGACGTGTCATGGACCCCGGCCTGGGTTGAGGGCGCAGTACAGACCTCGCTGAACGCCGTGTGGGGCATCATGACCCACTTCGGCGGCAAGACTCACGCCGAGAATCCTGGCCCCGGCGATGTGTTCCACGAAATCGGCCCGGTTGTGCTGCCAGAATAA
- a CDS encoding Lrp/AsnC family transcriptional regulator: MSDLRPPALDDVDRQLIAALQINAREPVANLARQLGIARTTVTSRLARLEKAKIITGYGVRLSQRVVDGGLQAYVGITVQPRSGKEVLRRLSALAQVQQLCAVSGEFDYVAWLRTDSPEQLDQLLDLIGSVDGVEKTTTSIILSSKIDRGQPV; the protein is encoded by the coding sequence TTGTCCGATTTACGCCCACCTGCCCTCGATGACGTCGACCGCCAACTGATCGCCGCGCTGCAGATCAACGCGCGCGAGCCGGTCGCCAATCTCGCCCGTCAGTTGGGCATCGCGCGCACGACCGTCACGTCACGTCTCGCGCGTCTGGAAAAGGCAAAGATCATCACCGGTTACGGCGTGCGCCTCAGTCAGCGGGTGGTGGACGGCGGCTTGCAGGCGTATGTCGGCATTACTGTTCAACCACGTTCGGGCAAAGAGGTGCTGCGTCGCTTGAGTGCGCTGGCTCAAGTGCAGCAATTGTGCGCGGTGAGTGGCGAATTCGATTACGTGGCCTGGCTGCGCACCGACTCCCCCGAACAACTGGACCAATTGCTCGACCTGATCGGCAGTGTCGATGGCGTCGAAAAGACCACAACCTCCATCATCCTCAGCAGCAAAATTGATCGTGGACAGCCGGTCTGA
- a CDS encoding class II aldolase/adducin family protein: protein MTHAYSPQEWQLRQELAACYRLIAHYRMTDLIYTHLSLRIPGPEHHFLINPYGLMFEEITASNLVKIDLDGNKVEASHYPVNPAGFVIHSAIHRAREDAQCVLHTHTKAGCAVAAQEAGLLPVNQISMEFYGRVGYHDYEGIALDFSEQQRLVTDLGDNSVMILRNHGLLTVGNTVKQAFLRMYYLEKACEIQIAAQAGGTLRLPPEDVRVRTERQFNAPGQGVAEGELSDTDSVDFAWAALLRMLDRVAPDYKN, encoded by the coding sequence ATGACACACGCGTACAGCCCGCAGGAATGGCAACTTAGGCAGGAATTGGCGGCCTGCTATCGCCTGATCGCTCATTACAGGATGACCGATCTGATTTACACCCACCTGTCCCTGCGCATACCGGGGCCGGAGCATCATTTCCTGATCAACCCCTACGGGCTGATGTTCGAGGAGATCACGGCGTCGAATCTGGTGAAGATCGACCTCGACGGCAACAAAGTCGAGGCTTCTCATTACCCGGTCAACCCGGCAGGATTTGTCATTCACAGCGCGATTCACCGCGCCCGTGAAGATGCCCAATGCGTGCTGCACACGCACACCAAAGCCGGGTGCGCGGTGGCGGCGCAGGAAGCTGGCTTGCTGCCCGTGAATCAGATCTCGATGGAGTTTTATGGTCGCGTCGGTTATCACGACTACGAAGGCATTGCGCTGGACTTCAGCGAGCAGCAGCGTCTGGTTACCGACCTGGGTGACAACTCGGTGATGATCCTGCGCAACCATGGTTTGTTGACAGTCGGTAACACGGTCAAGCAAGCGTTTTTGCGGATGTATTACTTGGAGAAGGCCTGCGAGATTCAGATCGCGGCACAGGCGGGCGGCACGCTGCGATTGCCACCCGAGGACGTGCGTGTGCGTACTGAGCGGCAGTTCAACGCGCCGGGCCAAGGGGTGGCGGAAGGCGAGCTGAGCGACACGGATTCAGTCGATTTCGCCTGGGCCGCATTGCTGAGAATGCTGGACCGCGTTGCGCCGGATTACAAAAACTGA
- a CDS encoding ABC transporter substrate-binding protein, with translation MNSKNLKIACAVLMLSPLSAFAAENLVIVGFGGAAQKIQNTTIFEPFAKKAGVGVVQTEYNGEMAKIKVMAETGHADWDVVQVEAPDLERGCAEGLFEKLEWPKLAGGQQLIEGAQQECGSAALVWGMPLVYATDKVKTVPSSWADFWDTEKYPGKRGLRKGAMYTLEYALLADGVAPADVYKVLATPAGVDRAFAKLDKLKPYIQWWEAGSQPMQWLASGDIVMTTTFSGRGAVAASEGLKVAPIWKGSLYSMDYWTIVKGSQHRDAANKFITYANDSAPQQAFSQSIAYGVTNKALSDKLDPSKAPWIPTSPQNMAVAVPLNIEFWVDHGEELEERLNAWLAR, from the coding sequence ATGAACAGTAAGAACCTGAAAATTGCGTGTGCGGTATTGATGCTTTCCCCCCTGTCCGCATTCGCGGCGGAAAATCTGGTCATCGTCGGCTTCGGCGGCGCGGCGCAGAAAATCCAGAACACCACTATTTTTGAACCCTTCGCCAAGAAAGCCGGTGTGGGCGTTGTGCAGACCGAATACAACGGGGAAATGGCCAAGATCAAAGTGATGGCCGAAACCGGGCATGCGGACTGGGACGTGGTTCAGGTCGAAGCGCCAGACCTTGAACGCGGGTGCGCAGAGGGGCTGTTCGAGAAGCTGGAGTGGCCAAAGCTCGCGGGCGGCCAACAATTGATCGAAGGCGCTCAGCAGGAGTGTGGCTCAGCAGCGCTGGTGTGGGGCATGCCGTTGGTGTACGCCACTGACAAAGTCAAAACCGTGCCGTCGAGCTGGGCCGATTTCTGGGACACCGAGAAATACCCCGGCAAGCGCGGCCTGCGCAAAGGCGCCATGTACACCCTCGAATACGCGCTGCTAGCGGACGGCGTCGCGCCTGCTGATGTCTACAAAGTGCTGGCCACTCCGGCTGGCGTCGATCGTGCATTCGCCAAGCTGGACAAGCTCAAGCCCTACATTCAATGGTGGGAAGCCGGATCGCAGCCGATGCAATGGCTGGCCTCGGGCGACATCGTCATGACCACCACCTTCAGCGGCCGTGGCGCAGTGGCGGCGAGCGAAGGCCTGAAAGTGGCGCCGATCTGGAAAGGCTCGCTGTACAGCATGGATTACTGGACCATCGTCAAAGGCTCGCAGCACAGAGACGCGGCGAATAAATTCATCACCTACGCCAACGACAGCGCGCCGCAGCAGGCATTCTCACAATCCATTGCCTACGGCGTGACCAACAAGGCCTTGAGCGACAAGTTGGACCCGAGCAAAGCGCCATGGATTCCGACTTCGCCACAAAACATGGCCGTGGCCGTGCCGTTGAACATCGAGTTCTGGGTCGATCATGGGGAAGAGCTTGAAGAACGTCTGAACGCCTGGCTCGCACGCTAA
- a CDS encoding cupin domain-containing protein, whose protein sequence is MSDGKINDSARTADSVADDLTAGESFLGERIRGLRKRQGLTLAELAKRSQLSVGYISQLERDLSRPSVDTLLKIGRCLGVNIQWFFSTRSEASEADAGYVVRKDSRQNIHYDDGIYDQLLTPSPSGQIEMVHSRFPPGAYNRTSYTHEGEEVGYVLSGTFELWVGERHFELGEGDSFRFSSNEPHRYGNPGETDAVVLWVITPPTY, encoded by the coding sequence ATGAGCGACGGAAAAATCAACGACAGCGCCAGGACGGCGGATTCAGTGGCTGATGACCTCACGGCTGGCGAGAGCTTTCTGGGTGAGCGCATTCGTGGCCTGCGCAAGCGACAAGGGCTGACCCTCGCCGAGCTGGCGAAACGGAGTCAGCTGTCAGTGGGCTACATCAGTCAACTGGAGCGCGACCTGTCTCGCCCGTCGGTGGATACCTTGCTGAAAATCGGCCGCTGTCTGGGCGTGAACATTCAGTGGTTTTTCTCCACCAGATCTGAGGCCAGCGAAGCCGATGCCGGGTACGTGGTGCGCAAAGACAGTCGACAAAACATCCATTACGACGACGGCATCTACGACCAGCTCCTCACGCCAAGCCCCAGTGGTCAGATCGAGATGGTCCATTCGCGATTTCCGCCGGGCGCATACAACCGCACCAGCTACACCCATGAAGGCGAGGAAGTCGGCTATGTGCTGAGCGGCACGTTTGAATTGTGGGTCGGGGAGCGACACTTCGAGCTTGGCGAAGGCGACAGCTTCCGGTTCTCCAGCAACGAGCCTCATCGCTACGGCAACCCCGGCGAAACCGATGCTGTCGTGCTCTGGGTGATCACGCCCCCAACGTACTGA
- a CDS encoding 2-keto-3-deoxygluconate permease, whose amino-acid sequence MAQIPIKRSIERVPGGMMIVPLLIGSLVATFLPDMPKFFGSFTNALFTGSLPILAVFYVCMGASIDIKATPYLLKKGGVLFGTKVGTAIVIGVIMGHFLGEQPITSGIFAGLSTLAVVAAMNDTNGGLYMALMGQYGRSEDVGAYSVMSLESGPFLTMVTLGVAGLAAFPWPTLVGAILPLLLGMLLGNLDREMRDFLAKAVPVMIPFFALALGASLDLHKVWQAGLLGIGLGLAVVVLTGIPLYFADRVSGGTGVAGVAAANTAGNAAAVPALVAAANPVYTEAANSATLLVAACVVVTAVLSPILTASVAKRYKERHAAKTVGVNAEREVVR is encoded by the coding sequence ATGGCCCAGATACCTATCAAGCGCAGTATCGAACGAGTACCCGGTGGCATGATGATCGTGCCGCTGCTGATCGGCTCCCTCGTCGCGACCTTTCTCCCTGACATGCCGAAATTCTTCGGTTCGTTCACCAATGCGTTGTTCACCGGTTCGCTGCCGATTCTGGCGGTGTTCTACGTGTGCATGGGCGCCAGCATCGACATCAAAGCCACGCCTTACTTGCTGAAGAAAGGCGGGGTGCTGTTCGGCACCAAAGTCGGCACCGCGATTGTGATCGGTGTGATCATGGGTCACTTCCTGGGCGAACAGCCGATTACGTCGGGCATTTTTGCCGGGCTTTCGACCCTCGCGGTAGTGGCCGCGATGAACGACACCAACGGCGGCCTTTATATGGCGTTGATGGGGCAATACGGGCGCTCCGAAGATGTAGGCGCGTATTCAGTGATGTCGCTGGAGTCCGGCCCGTTCCTGACCATGGTGACGCTGGGTGTTGCAGGTCTGGCGGCGTTTCCTTGGCCAACGCTGGTGGGTGCGATTCTTCCGTTGCTGCTCGGCATGTTGCTGGGCAATCTCGACCGCGAGATGCGTGACTTCCTGGCCAAGGCCGTGCCGGTGATGATTCCGTTCTTCGCCTTGGCGTTGGGCGCGAGCCTGGACCTGCACAAGGTCTGGCAAGCTGGCCTGTTGGGCATCGGCCTCGGCCTGGCGGTCGTGGTGCTGACCGGCATTCCGTTGTATTTCGCTGACCGCGTGTCGGGTGGTACAGGCGTGGCCGGGGTTGCCGCCGCGAACACGGCGGGCAACGCTGCGGCGGTGCCTGCGCTGGTGGCAGCTGCAAACCCGGTTTACACCGAGGCCGCCAACTCTGCGACGTTGCTGGTCGCCGCGTGCGTCGTGGTCACCGCTGTTCTGTCGCCGATTCTTACGGCCTCTGTCGCCAAACGCTACAAAGAGCGTCACGCTGCAAAGACAGTGGGCGTGAACGCGGAGCGGGAGGTCGTTCGATGA
- a CDS encoding four-carbon acid sugar kinase family protein — MTLLIIADDLSGAADCAIAFAGAGLSTVVTLDASHDTGDASVVAIDTDTRRLSIAQAGERTLTAWQTLRKPGQRLYKKIDSTLRGNWAAEVAALQPQAGLAIIAPAFPATGRTTLCGQVLVNGQSLETTDTWKLEHADRSADITSMLSDAGLSVAKLSLDILRGDAAALAQHIAEMARSDTNALIIDAETTKDLHTLAVVTAQMSEPLFWVGSGGLARELAGLPDLLSAPPRTSTAPREKYAPTLVLVGSLSSVSERQCALLKERAGIGELVVPPAVLRQGASHPDWAGWELRIRAYLRGGDDLLLRIGRDDAFNPAEGAQLSTQLAAMVRPHFAHVGGLVATGGETARAMLGAVGIGSLQLLCEIEAGVAFGHPISTREGHRPGVVTKAGAFGTDHALYAAWLHMNNAVEPARYSAEPVPIPASQGKTS; from the coding sequence ATGACATTGCTGATCATCGCCGATGACCTGTCGGGTGCGGCGGATTGCGCGATCGCCTTCGCCGGTGCCGGATTGAGCACGGTGGTGACCCTTGATGCATCCCACGACACGGGCGACGCGAGCGTGGTTGCCATCGACACCGACACCCGTAGGTTGTCGATAGCCCAAGCGGGCGAACGCACGTTGACGGCATGGCAGACCCTGCGCAAACCCGGTCAACGGCTGTACAAGAAAATCGACTCGACCCTGCGCGGCAACTGGGCGGCGGAAGTGGCGGCACTACAACCGCAGGCCGGGCTGGCCATCATCGCCCCAGCGTTTCCTGCCACCGGCCGCACAACATTGTGCGGCCAGGTGCTGGTCAACGGTCAGTCGCTTGAAACCACCGACACCTGGAAGCTCGAACACGCCGATCGCTCGGCGGACATTACATCGATGCTGAGCGATGCCGGTCTGAGTGTCGCTAAGCTCTCCTTGGACATACTGCGCGGTGATGCAGCTGCGCTGGCGCAACACATCGCCGAAATGGCCCGCAGCGATACCAACGCGCTGATTATTGATGCCGAAACCACGAAAGACCTGCACACCCTCGCCGTGGTAACCGCTCAGATGAGTGAGCCACTGTTTTGGGTGGGTTCTGGAGGACTGGCCCGCGAGCTGGCGGGGCTGCCGGATCTGTTATCGGCGCCGCCCCGGACATCCACGGCGCCGCGTGAAAAATACGCGCCGACGCTGGTGCTGGTCGGCAGCTTGTCGAGCGTTTCGGAGCGGCAATGCGCCTTGTTGAAAGAGCGCGCAGGTATTGGCGAACTTGTGGTGCCGCCTGCGGTTCTGCGGCAAGGCGCCTCCCACCCCGATTGGGCGGGTTGGGAACTGCGTATTCGTGCATATCTGCGCGGCGGCGACGATTTGTTGCTGCGCATTGGCCGCGACGACGCGTTCAACCCTGCTGAAGGCGCTCAACTCTCGACCCAGCTGGCCGCCATGGTCCGTCCGCATTTCGCCCATGTCGGGGGGCTGGTGGCGACAGGTGGCGAAACAGCCCGCGCCATGCTCGGCGCCGTGGGCATCGGCAGCCTGCAATTGCTGTGTGAAATCGAAGCGGGTGTCGCGTTTGGCCATCCCATTTCAACCCGCGAAGGCCACCGCCCTGGCGTGGTCACCAAAGCCGGTGCGTTCGGCACCGACCATGCGTTGTACGCGGCCTGGCTGCACATGAATAACGCTGTAGAACCTGCGCGCTACAGCGCAGAACCTGTCCCGATTCCTGCTTCACAAGGTAAAACATCATGA
- the pdxA gene encoding 4-hydroxythreonine-4-phosphate dehydrogenase PdxA yields MSNYLPIIGITMGDATGVGPEIIVKSLVHDVVYQQCRPLVIGDAGRLELANEIVKGSVKVRRIKEAAEAQYQPGTIDCIDLNLIPTGLPFGQLSPIAGDAAFQYIARAVQLAEAGQIDAICTAPLNKEALHAGGHKYPGHTEMLAHLTNVDEVSMMLVAPHLRVIHVTTHIGIIDAIRKIEPGLVQRTIERGNATLIKAGIAKPRIGVCGINPHAGENGLFGYGEEEEKIIPAVKLLQEQGLDVTGPLPADTLFFRAGRGDFDLVVAMYHDQGHGPVKVLGLEAGVNVTVGLEVIRTSVDHGTAFDIAGKGIADERSLLEALRQGAELATRRG; encoded by the coding sequence ATGAGTAACTATTTGCCCATCATTGGCATCACCATGGGCGACGCGACTGGCGTTGGCCCGGAAATCATCGTCAAAAGCCTCGTTCACGACGTGGTGTACCAGCAATGCCGCCCGCTGGTGATCGGCGATGCCGGGCGTCTGGAATTGGCCAACGAGATCGTCAAAGGCAGCGTGAAGGTGCGTCGCATCAAAGAAGCGGCCGAAGCGCAATACCAGCCGGGAACCATCGACTGCATCGACCTCAACCTGATCCCGACTGGCCTGCCGTTCGGCCAGTTATCGCCGATTGCCGGTGACGCTGCGTTTCAGTACATTGCCCGCGCCGTTCAACTGGCCGAAGCCGGGCAGATCGACGCGATCTGCACCGCGCCGCTTAATAAAGAAGCGCTGCACGCCGGTGGCCACAAATACCCGGGCCACACCGAGATGCTCGCGCATCTGACCAACGTCGACGAAGTGTCGATGATGCTCGTTGCGCCGCACCTGCGCGTCATTCACGTCACCACTCACATCGGCATCATCGACGCGATTCGCAAGATCGAGCCGGGTCTGGTTCAGCGCACGATCGAACGCGGCAACGCGACGTTGATCAAGGCCGGCATCGCCAAGCCACGCATCGGCGTGTGCGGCATCAACCCTCACGCGGGCGAGAACGGCCTGTTCGGTTACGGCGAGGAAGAAGAGAAGATCATTCCGGCCGTGAAGTTGCTGCAAGAGCAAGGTCTGGACGTCACTGGCCCGTTGCCTGCTGACACGCTGTTCTTCCGCGCCGGTCGTGGCGATTTCGACCTCGTGGTGGCGATGTATCACGATCAGGGCCACGGTCCGGTGAAAGTGCTGGGGCTGGAAGCGGGCGTCAACGTGACCGTGGGTCTGGAAGTGATTCGCACGTCCGTGGATCACGGCACCGCATTCGACATCGCCGGTAAGGGCATCGCCGACGAGCGCAGCTTGCTGGAAGCGCTGCGTCAGGGCGCTGAACTGGCGACCCGTCGGGGGTGA
- a CDS encoding DeoR/GlpR family DNA-binding transcription regulator: protein MKATDRHRAILELVRARDTNVEQLSAALGVSEATVRRDLTMLAKQRHLVRTHGGATALIGVHEPEASLDERKSAQRDQKDAIAKAAAMHVQDGDTVLLDGGTTCAALALHLCSRQNVHVVTNNLLAVMTLANASGIRLTLIGGDLRGSSMSTLGPLAELTLSRLSVDKAFMGADGVVAEFGLCEASDQQAYLKECIIKRAAQVFVLADADKLGRARQQHWTPIEREWTLITAAEADESLLAPFRAVQQITVETAGN from the coding sequence ATGAAAGCCACCGACCGTCATCGCGCCATTCTCGAATTGGTCCGCGCTCGCGACACCAATGTCGAGCAGTTGAGCGCGGCTTTGGGGGTGTCGGAAGCGACCGTGCGCCGCGACCTGACCATGCTCGCCAAGCAGCGGCATTTGGTTCGCACCCACGGCGGTGCGACCGCGCTGATTGGCGTGCATGAGCCGGAAGCCTCCCTCGACGAGCGCAAGTCTGCGCAGCGCGATCAGAAAGACGCCATTGCCAAGGCAGCGGCGATGCATGTCCAGGATGGCGACACCGTGCTGCTCGATGGCGGCACCACGTGCGCGGCGTTGGCGTTGCACTTGTGCTCGCGGCAAAACGTGCACGTCGTCACCAATAATCTACTGGCCGTGATGACCCTCGCCAATGCGTCAGGCATTCGTTTGACGTTGATCGGGGGTGATTTGCGCGGTTCAAGCATGAGCACGCTTGGCCCACTCGCCGAGCTGACACTCAGCCGTTTGAGCGTCGACAAAGCGTTCATGGGGGCGGATGGCGTGGTCGCTGAATTCGGTCTGTGTGAAGCCAGCGATCAGCAGGCCTATCTCAAGGAATGCATCATCAAACGCGCCGCGCAGGTTTTCGTTCTTGCTGACGCCGACAAACTTGGCCGCGCGCGCCAGCAACACTGGACGCCCATCGAACGGGAGTGGACGCTGATCACGGCGGCCGAGGCGGATGAGTCGTTGCTGGCGCCGTTCAGAGCGGTGCAACAGATCACGGTGGAAACCGCAGGCAATTGA
- the ppk2 gene encoding polyphosphate kinase 2 produces MTLDLSETARYIQADILDSFDEELEMEYDDARLDGLLSDLGEEVPKGIDRRVYFRELLRLQGELVKLQDWVVSQKLKVVVLFEGRDAAGKGGAIKRITQRLNPRVCRVAALTAPSERERTQWYFQRYVSHLPAAGEMVLFDRSWYNRAGVERVMGFCNNDEYEEFFRTVPEFEKMLVRSGIILIKYWFSITDDEQYRRFLMRIHDPLKQWKLSPMDLESRRRWEDYTRAKEEMLTRSHTDVAPWWIVEADDKKRARLNCIHHLLEQIPRGEVESPQILLPEREYNANYLRAPVPRDMVVPSVY; encoded by the coding sequence ATGACTCTGGATCTATCAGAAACCGCCCGCTACATCCAAGCCGACATCCTCGACAGCTTCGACGAAGAGCTGGAGATGGAATACGACGACGCGCGCCTGGATGGCCTGCTGTCCGATCTGGGCGAGGAAGTGCCGAAAGGCATTGATCGACGCGTGTATTTCCGCGAACTGCTGCGTCTGCAAGGCGAGTTGGTGAAGCTCCAGGATTGGGTCGTCAGCCAAAAGCTCAAAGTCGTCGTATTGTTCGAAGGCCGCGACGCGGCGGGCAAGGGCGGCGCTATCAAACGCATCACCCAGCGCCTTAACCCACGGGTCTGCCGAGTGGCAGCGTTGACCGCCCCGAGCGAACGCGAGCGCACGCAGTGGTATTTCCAGCGCTACGTTTCGCACCTGCCAGCCGCGGGCGAAATGGTCCTGTTCGACCGCAGTTGGTACAACCGCGCAGGCGTCGAGCGTGTCATGGGGTTCTGCAACAACGACGAGTACGAGGAGTTTTTCCGCACCGTTCCCGAGTTCGAAAAAATGCTCGTGCGCTCGGGCATCATCCTCATCAAATACTGGTTCTCGATCACCGACGACGAGCAATATCGCCGCTTTCTGATGCGCATCCACGATCCGCTGAAACAGTGGAAACTGTCGCCGATGGACCTGGAATCCCGCCGTCGCTGGGAAGACTACACCCGCGCCAAGGAAGAAATGCTGACGCGCTCGCACACCGACGTCGCACCCTGGTGGATCGTGGAGGCAGATGACAAGAAGCGCGCGCGTCTGAACTGCATCCATCACTTACTGGAGCAAATCCCGCGCGGCGAAGTGGAGTCGCCGCAGATCTTGCTGCCAGAGCGCGAATACAACGCCAACTACCTGCGTGCGCCGGTGCCGCGTGACATGGTGGTCCCGTCGGTTTATTGA